A stretch of Besnoitia besnoiti strain Bb-Ger1 chromosome III, whole genome shotgun sequence DNA encodes these proteins:
- a CDS encoding transporter, major facilitator family protein (encoded by transcript BESB_049730), whose translation MGDLKTAADTMSSKISDINAWATNFAKTPIGIGHGLLTIYAIGYTIQIALLPHVIMELKQPVQVKPVQCILCSGAFAFFQLVGALVFGRLADFIGPRNAFVLALGSSATMYILMAIATNMALLFVSQVPAICMHGFQAAVFLVCLETDEKHRTPSIAYLNLSYGVGMIAGGFVGALASAFLGARGTLLVSGVIQLFGCFLAFALGLHLLKTEWSRVVEIVRRTGSLCVLLLVGLMPILMTRFAFTAVAVDQFDAVVPQPSQTNYLVALIGVVTFGLLAPALATKFGDVSCERYSVPVALVGYLMLLGIGPISISMILLCLLAPLSHASVRYICATSQMTKRVEASEFGSTLGLNSALFFAVAGLSQFVGLPLYAYYGALSFYIFVLDEETFKAYPPDAALSEGLSVFQ comes from the exons ATGGGGGATCTCAAGACAGCGGCGGACACCATGTCCTCCAAGATTTCTGATATAAACGCGTGGGCGACAAATTTCGCGAAGACACCGATCGGGATCGGCCATGGCCTACTTACAATTTATGCGATCGGCTACACGATACAG ATTGCTCTTCTGCCGCACGTGATTATGGAGCTCAAACAGCCGGTCCAGGTAAAACCAGTGC AATGCATACTCTGTTCAGGAGCATTCGCGTTTTTCCAGCTGGTCGGAGCTCTTGTATTTGGCCGACTGGCGGACTTCATAGGACCAAGGAACGC CTTTGTCTTGGCGCTCGGGTCATCCGCAACAATGTATATTTTG ATGGCAATTGCCACCAACATGGCTCTGCTCTTCGTGAGCCAGGTCCCGGCAATATGCATGCATGGTTTCCAAGCTGCCGTTTTTCTGGTGTGCTTGGAGACAGATGAAAAACACCGAACACCTTCCATCGCTTATTTGAACCTATCGTATGGGGTCGGCATGATAGCTGGAGGTTTCGTGGGGGCTCTAGCGAGCGCCTTTCTGGGGGCACGCGGAACGCTTCTTGTTTCTGGAGTAATACAGTTATTCGGATGCTTTTTAGCCTTCGCTTTGG GCCTTCACCTGCTGAAAACTGAGTGGAGCAGAGTCGTCGAAATCGTCAGAAGAACGGggtctctctgcgttttgCTTCTTGTTGGACTTATGCC GATTCTTATGACACGATTTGCTTTCACAGCTGTTGCTGTCGACCAGTTCG ACGCTGTGGTTCCACAGCCGTCTCAGACGAATTATCTAGTTGCGCTGATTGGCGTAGTCACTTTCG GTCTTCTGGCCCCAGCCCTCGCAACAAAGTTCG GTGATGTCTCATGTGAGAGATACTCGGTCCCGGTCGCTTTGGTTGGCTACCTGAT GCTCCTTGGAATCGGACCGATATCCATAAGCATGATACTCCTTTGCCTACTGGCACCAC TTTCTCACGCCTCTGTCAGGTATATCTGCGCTACATCACAGATGACAAAACGAGTCGAGGCATCTGAATTCGGCTCGACTTTGGGCCTGAACagcgccctcttcttcgctgtcgcgggTCTCTCTCAGTTTGTTGGCCTTCCGTTGTACGCATACTACG GTGCGCTCAGCTTTTATATCTTCGTCCTGGACGAGGAGACATTTAAAGCGTACCCGCCCGATGCCGCCTTGTCGGAGGGTCTCAGTGTGTTTCAGTGA
- a CDS encoding putative dihydrouridine synthase (encoded by transcript BESB_049740), giving the protein MGTAINSREREGPILSVAPMLAVTNTHFRSFMRCFTKEAQLWTEMVTDGAILHNLDGLQQNLGLRDVEHPIVCQLGGSDPRALAEAGRHVEQLGFDEINLNVGCPSNRVVSQGCFGAALMKTPELVRDIVHEIGRQVQIPVTVKTRIGYDSCDSRDFLRNFVETVAAGGCRHFVVHARKAWLKGVDPKKNRSVPPLLYGRVYDLCDRFPELDFSLNGGVTSIEQALDLTAGRWSDGTAEMDAILRRITKDGAVKPLKGVMIGRAASNDPCILASVDTDFYGTNVNPPTTGCRRAILDAYREYLIQCTDDGGHSLFSLLKPVLGVLNGMPGHRLFRFTLDHLMRDKTREWTAEEVLSHSMTVIEEAFPGVLEYPLRRPKQCRYEEIATKKAEVTETADLDHATNSSSPQGGTTVATSVIV; this is encoded by the exons ATGGGAACTGCCATCAActcccgcgagagagaggggccAATCCTCTCGGTTGCCCCAATGCTTGCGGTGACAAATACGCACTTCAG AAGTTTTATGCGGTGCTTCACGAAGGAGGCACAGCTATGGACTGAAATGGTCACCGATGGTGCAATTTTGCACAACTTGGATGGGCTGCAACAGAATCTTG GTCTGCGAGATGTCGAGCATCCGATCGTCTGCCAACTGG GAGGTTCAGATCCACGCGCGTTGGCCGAAGCTGGAAGACATGTTGAGCAGCTAGGATTTGATGAAATTAACTTGAATGTTGGTTGCCCGAGCAACCGCGTTGTTAGTCAAG GCTGTTTCGGCGCTGCATTGATGAAAACGCCGGAGCTTGTTCGAGATATCGTTCACGAAATTGGAAGGCAAGTACAAATTCCCGTTACAGTGAAGACACGCATTGGGTACGACTCCTGTGACTCCCGTGATTTTCTGAGAAACTTCGTTGAG ACAGTCGCTGCGGGCGGTTGCCGACATTTCGTTGTCCATGCTCGAAAAGCGTGGCTGAAG GGAGTTGATCCAAAAAAAAACCGCTCCGTTCCGCCGCTTCTTTACGGACG GGTGTATGACCTTTGTGACCGCTTTCCGGAGTTGGATTTCTCCCTAAATGGGGGCGTCACATCAATTGAACAAGCTCTTGATCTTACAGCGGGGAGATGGTCGGACGGCACGGCCGAGATGGACGCGATTCTGCGGCGGATAACCAAGGACGGAGCGGTGAAGCCGCTGAAAGGGGTGATGATAGGGCGTGCTGCAAGCAATGACCCGTGCATCCTTGCGAGCGTCGACACGGATTTTTACG GTACCAATGTCAATCCGCCGACCACAGGCTGTCGTCGAGCAATTCTAGAC GCGTACAGAGAATACCTTATCCAATGCACCGACGATGGAGGTCATAGtctgttttctctgctgAAACCGGTGCTAGGCGTGCTAAATGGAATGCCTGGACACAGGCTGTTCCGGTTCACGTTAG ATCATTTGATGAGAGACAAAACTCGCGAGTGGACTGCGGAAGAGGTCCTCTCGCATAGCATGACGGTGATCGAGGAAGCGTTCCCAGGCGTCCTCGAATatcctcttcggcgccccAAACAATGCCGGTACGAGGAGATCGCGACCAAAAAAGCGGAGGTGACGGAGACGGCGGATCTTGACCATGCCACAAATTCTTCATCACCCCAAGGTGGTACAACCGTCGCCACATCGGTAATTGTGTGA
- a CDS encoding hypothetical protein (encoded by transcript BESB_049750) translates to MAQARMAKAAAARAHEKQLRNEEDFCRQRNRLKEIAALLERDRRFSETERRGVRRGMEEKRSKYAEESRLSDAGNQGEKADVVSTGRSEEQTYSRDSEEGGRRVTSAGERSDGDLEELQDAPGKTKEQTAEDASRRAVEDDTSHTEEQKTQQRQQTLSQPEVDTRERENQLRQLQENWKKCQEAIGHELARQLRKVRQHSEEIKEDEARKHLNSIRRKCLRMKKEHHKHDERAEEVSISARRGRLQTHIDPDLQQIVKTSAAAERYRCRQDHGSRKGKRQQFRRGSLREEDMLSQLVSRTMKGELDQAVSELRQSTLATQRSSRVIDHAPSSRPKKKKLHITTDGLAMLRSAAVTQVQLDMDEAYERDAFHRGYIGTLWIWIDLVKGVNPLRLSFGDTLFVVVRCPTQEHQWQKWQSGYTANFGWDESCTFRIRYKRYPNDRFLRLELWKKDSRHQGRRFLGEAQVPFPGFETRWDGYVQLCWNTLLGGDRIDLDCGQLHLGLKFSLSESRQGRHPQRTDRGMQERKSGSRHGRKQVASKGDIPRAGIADEAVQVDCATLGLVEQPDARPSVVPPREMADESVQVDYKSLMISSEPLREPSCPPAVPLADDSVQVESPHLAEEVPSLSHEKGSNRGTSCTYNAPFPMMTEEELDVMVPAALAQMDEYAKGTECLSWEMVVDVDNRVLASNICFQGCRLTCSNRLCGRTVRNQDLRDLFEEEEFRAWGLCSVCQRAIFHTVCPCKPPKTVVIGKAHGKPYSELRLYSSVPVAFPDFTVVWPSTGHLFIAQGFSRFELQERIRRCSTETELKAVLNAPLLRYFLRNDWKSFMNHALRMCLNLKVDQHPRLQLLLSATGESPICCFDHADAFDIVAGEICGHATAVGEILMDKRSEFQ, encoded by the coding sequence ATGGCTCAGGCAAGGATGGCgaaagcagcggcagcccggGCCCATGAGAAACAGCTGCGGAACGAAGAAGACTTTTGTCGCCAGCGAAATAGGCTGAAGGAGATAGCTGCTCTTCTCGAAAGAGATCGCAGGTTTTCTGAAaccgagagaagaggcgtgAGAAGGGGAATGGAAGAAAAGCGTTCAAAAtacgcagaagagagccgGCTGTCTGATGCGGGGAATCAAGGGGAGAAGGCTGACGTGGTGTCCACTGGACGATCAGAAGAGCAGACATACAGTCGGGATAGCGAAGAAGGGGGACGCCGGGTCACCTCCGCAGGTGAAAGGAGCGATGGTGATCTGGAAGAGCTCCAGGACGCACCTGGGAAGACGAAAGAACAGACGGCTGAAGACGCTTCGAGGAGAGCGGTGGAAGACGACACGTCGCACACAGAAGAGCAGAAGACTCAACAGCGACAGCAGACACTCTCGCAGCCGGAAGTGGAtacgagagagagggaaaacCAATTGCGACAGCTCCAAGAGAACTGGAAAAAGTGCCAGGAAGCCATAGGGCACGAGTTAGCCAGGCAGCTACGGAAGGTCCGACAACATTCAGAAGAAATcaaggaggacgaggcacGGAAACACCTTAACAGCATTCGACGAAAATGCCTCCGAATGAAGAAGGAGCATCACAAACATGATGAACGTGCCGAGGAGGTGAGCATTTCAGCGAGGAGGGGACGGCTGCAAACACACATCGACCCGGACCTGCAACAAATAGTGAAAACatcagcggcagcagagagatACCGCTGCAGGCAGGACCACGGATCGCGAAAGGGGAAACGCCAACAGTTTCGGCGAGGTAGCCTTCGTGAGGAAGATATGCTTTCACAGTTGGTATCAAGAACAATGAAGGGAGAACTAGACCAGGCGGTTTCAGAGCTACGCCAGAGCACACTAGCAACTCAGCGAAGTAGCCGAGTCATCGATCACGCCCCCAGTTCTCgcccgaagaagaagaagctaCACATTACAACAGACGGGCTTGCAATGCTTCGAAGCGCTGCTGTTACCCAGGTGCAGCTAGATATGGATGAGGCATATGAGCGAGACGCGTTTCATCGTGGCTACATTGGCACTTTGTGGATATGGATTGATTTGGTCAAAGGCGTGAACCCCCTCCGTCTGTCTTTCGGAGACACGTTATTTGTTGTCGTCCGATGTCCTACCCAGGAGCATCAATGGCAAAAGTGGCAGTCTGGGTATACTGCGAACTTCGGCTGGGACGAGAGCTGCACCTTCCGTATTAGATACAAACGATACCCTAATGATCGGTTTCTGAGACTTGAACTCTGGAAGAAGGACTCCCGGCATCAAGGCAGGCGCTTCCTGGGCGAAGCACAGGTTCCATTTCCAGGTTTTGAGACTCGATGGGATGGTTACGTTCAGCTATGCTGGAATACCCTTCTTGGGGGAGACCGCATCGACTTGGATTGCGGCCAACTGCACTTGGGTTTAAAATTCTCCCTATCTGAGAGTCGACAAGGCAGACATCCACAGAGGACCGACCGTGGTATGCAGGAGCGAAAATCCGGCAGCCGACATGGCCGCAAACAGGTGGCCTCGAAGGGAGATATACCGAGAGCGGGAATTGCTGATGAGGCAGTGCAGGTGGACTGCGCAACGCTCGGCCTTGTAGAGCAGCCTGACGCACGGCCATCTGTGGTACCACCACGAGAAATGGCTGATGAATCTGTACAGGTGGACTATAAGTCCCTCATGATTTCCAGTGAACCTCTTAGAGAGCCGTCGTGCCCACCTGCAGTTCCCCTGGCAGACGACAGTGTACAAGTAGAGTCTCCGCATCTCGCTGAGGAGGTCCCTTCTTTATCACACGAGAAAGGTTCAAATAGGGGCACCTCGTGCACGTACAATGCGCCTTTCCCTATGATGACGGAGGAAGAGTTGGACGTAATGGTGCCGGCTGCGTTGGCGCAGATGGACGAGTATGCCAAGGGTACTGAGTGTCTGAGTTGGGAGATGGTCGTAGATGTGGACAACCGTGTTTTGGCAAGCAACATATGCTTTCAAGGCTGCCGCCTTACCTGTTCCAATAGATTATGCGGCCGAACGGTGAGGAACCAGGACTTACGGGATCTTTTTGAAGAAGAGGAATTTCGAGCGTGGGGTCTATGTTCAGTGTGCCAGCGTGCCATTTTCCATACTGTGTGCCCGTGCAAGCCACCGAAGACTGTTGTGATTGGGAAGGCACACGGGAAGCCGTACAGTGAGCTCAGATTGTACAGTTCCGTGCCTGTTGCTTTTCCGGACTTCACAGTCGTGTGGCCCTCCACAGGGCATCTCTTTATTGCCCAGGGGTTTAGCCGTTTCGAATTGCAAGAAAGGATTCGGAGATGCTCAACCGAAACTGAGCTCAAAGCCGTCTTGAACGCTCCTCTGCTCCGCTACTTTCTCAGAAACGACTGGAAATCGTTCATGAATCACGCACTACGGATGTGTTTGAATTTGAAGGTGGACCAGCacccgcggctgcagctgctaTTATCTGCAACGGGGGAGAGTCCGATTTGTTGTTTCGATCATGCAGACGCCTTTGACATTGTCGCTGGTGAGATTTGCGGCCACGCGACCGCAGTCGGAGAGATTCTAATGGATAAACGCAGTGAGTTTCAATGA
- a CDS encoding cyclin, N-terminal domain-containing protein (encoded by transcript BESB_049760), with amino-acid sequence MITAVAAILHDQISVDTDKRFVEERPEWRVFNEQLYCGSKADDTVTNPTLGSCTGELYPTVEEIRDFIGVLYDAAEYSPECNVLALLFINRLIAFSGMPLRSSNWRPLVFTAVIVAQKVWDDQVLTNASFAYLYPFFTVEEVNKMEAAFLSLLHFEVVVKPSTYAKYYFELRSMLQDSSSQEPALPPISASVKQQLEARSARFQRAACRKLADWKAQTMS; translated from the exons ATGATAACTGCGGTTGCGGCTATACTCCACGATCAGATTTCTGTTGATACGGACAAGCGTTTCGTTGAGGAACGACCAGAATGGAGGGTCTTCAACGAGCAGCTGTACTGTGGAA GTAAAGCTGATGATACAGTGACCAACCCAACCCTTGGATCATGCACGGGCGAGCTGTATCCCACCGTTGAGGAAATCCGCGATTTTATTGGCGTGCTTTACGATGCGGCAGAGTATTCCCCCGAGTGTAATgttctcgccctcctcttcatAAATCGATTGATCGCTTTTTCTGGCATGCCGCTTCGCTCTTCGAACTGGAGGCCGCTTGTGTTCACGGCTGTAATCGTCGCTCAG AAAGTGTGGGACGACCAGGTGTTGACAAACGCGTCTTTCGCGTATCTTTATCCGTTTTTTACCGTCGAAGAGGTGAACAAGATGGAAGCAGCCTTTCTCTCGTTGCTGCACTTTGAGGTCGTCGTAAAACCATCGACATACGCGAAGTATTATTTTGAACTGCGCTCAATGCTACAG GATTCGTCCTCTCAGGAACCAGCTTTACCTCCCATATCCGCGTCTGTGAAGCAACAACTGGAAGCCAGATCCGCTCGTTTTCAGCGAGCCGCCTGCAGGAAGCTCGCAGACTGGAAAGCTCAGACAATGTCTTGA
- a CDS encoding 3'5'-cyclic nucleotide phosphodiesterase domain-containing protein (encoded by transcript BESB_049770) translates to MRAYRFPRGSSDTVEQGGHESAFKPEPPVACTSFTGDFSQPANPDRRLGSPEGGQPEGRTRRFFLRPHICIRQSLRHAARELLCGETDFTEIYRRAVAVPETDNKLAKWSSAKLNDRCRRMTSSVGADPTSPLNFFLLRFKDPQTEKEYVLVCNHLCIVRFVFQLLIHHAVIMPILYVVFSATGAHNDYRIYFPPLEIFYSVYFSLAVGLGLILAVLLAFPAISGAVGEWVRRRALTTSYVYIFLMVTGYCIPFAALERSFETPRKEAEFVGGDFPAEWQPGSLVDAGLIRALLGTERIFVDTTLFSVYLFGSSILWLDLLAPSLVRLTAFLHIWIPSAFACIFVIAYIYSQYVNPAALATVICLFYSLSLWSYAGRYATELQHRIVFLNWRNSRERLFKLAEQSQQSTSNLTAVDGMMAHLHQMDRMIKQLMLLRGSEGSESHLEQMEILVKELEDTLKNSGDIYSLLLQEDDPFSRNFMELHMRLAPLSVERKSLGGSSGREQSFGSFCQKRTFFSKEGSKAEQAPASFEEFHARVSAGNRSFSSVVSETWQGLADHVGVDWDFNLIEVEEETGHVLVLTGLVLLDNVVTDWGCQPSTLTNFLLSCAMQHQPNPYHNQRHAAMVAHATSWLANTAGVLAECDSVERATLYVAALCHDLGHPGRTNQFFVTSCDPLAIVYNDISCLENLHCCLCFRTLEREENNVFYHLDNEHFRFVRSKLIEVILATDMKQHFEAISRFRLRRSADDFDVATRVEDRWAVLKMSVKMADISHVALPWDMHFRLSCDIVEEFYQQGDEELRRGMPVSMLCDRSKHNEMAKAQEGFLEYLAKPLLAVLLEGDPTGRIQRDVADQMENNLQRWKQMAADQVVISLQPVAARTQTRTFTAAAVRRVAGLECTQASPSPSHVVARGTETEDKQGGNTSSEAGGCVNQTRRISPASGAEMESPPRRRPWTLGFLVKNTISMRKSGRHASLECPSTHDQEDGDGQREPYPQVQDTLNWGALPFEATNKEAGPILFTQNVEVNEA, encoded by the exons ATGAGGGCGTACCGTTTTCCTCGTGGTTCTTCCGATACTGTGGAGCAGGGGGGGCATGAATCAGCCTTCAAGCCTGAACCTCCTGTGGCGTGCACGAGCTTCACTGGTGACTTCAGCCAACCCGCCAACCCGGATAGAAGATTGGGCTCCCCAGAAGGTGGGCAGCCGGAGGGCAGGACTCGTCGCTTTTTTCTGAGGCCTCACATCTGCATCAGACAGAGTCTGAGGCATGCGGCACGCGAGCTGCTCTGTGGAGAAACAGACTTCACAGAGATATACAGGAGAGCGGTGGCAGTTCCGGAGACCGACAACAAGCTTGCGAAATGGAGCTCTGCGAAGCTCAACGACCGTTGCCGGCGGATGACTTCTAGCGTCGGCGCCGACCCAACTTCTCCCTTGAactttttccttcttcgctttAAAGATCCCCAGACTGAGAAAGAATATGTCCTCGTTTGCAATCACCTCTGTATCGTCAGGTTTGTGTTTCAACTGCTCATTCATCATGCAGTTATTATGCCCATTCTCTACGTGGTCTTCTCTGCCACCGGAGCTCATAACGACTACCGCATCTACTTTCCGCCCCTCGAAATCTTTTATTCTGTCTacttctcgctcgctgtaGGCCTGGGCTTGATTTTGGCCGTTCTCCTCGCGTTCCCTGCCATTTCGGGGGCTGTTGGTGAGTGGGTGAGGCGTAGGGCCCTGACAACATCGTACGTCTACATTTTTCTG ATGGTAACCGGCTACTGTATACCATTTGCCGCTCTGGAGCGGTCGTTTGAGACACCGAGGAAAGAGGCTGAATTCGTCGGCGGAGATTTTCCGGCTGAGTGGCAGCCGGGCAGCCTGGTCGATGCCGGTTTAATTAGGGCCCTGCTGGGGACCGAGCGCATCTTTGTGGACACGACGTTATTCTCCGTCTATCTTTTCGGCTCCTCGATCCTATGGCTGGATCTGCTGGCACCGTCTCTCGTTCGTCTCACAGCATTTCTCCACATATGGATTCCTTCTGCGTTTGCCTGCATATTCGTTATCGCGTACATATACTCACAATACGTCAACCCTGCTGCGTT GGCTACTGTCATATGCCTCTTCTACTCTTTATCTCTGTGGAGTTATGCTGGGCGTTACGCCACTGAGCTCCAACATCGAATCGTGTTCTTAAACTGGCGG AACTCCCGTGAAAGGCTGTTCAAGCTTGCCGAACAAAGTCAGCAGTCAACGAGTAACTTGACTGCAGTAGACGGAATGATGGCGCATCTGCATCAG ATGGATCGGATGATCAAACAGCTGATGCTGCTGAGAGGATCGGAGGGATCAGAAAGCCACCTCGAACAGATGGAAATTCTTGTGAAAGA actggAAGATACGTTGAAGAACAGCGGCGACATTTACTCCTTACTGCTTCAGGAGGACGAC CCTTTCAGCCGTAATTTCATGGAACTCCATATGAGGTTGGCACCGCTTAGCGTAGAGCGGAAGAGCCTCGGGGGATCGAGCGGCCGCGAACAAAGCTTCGGCTCCTTTTGCCAAAAACGGACGTTCTTCAGCAAAGAAG GCAGTAAAGCGGaacaggcgccggcgagttTCGAGGAGTTTCATGCAAGAGTTTCCGCAGGGAACAGATCTTTCTCCAGCGTG GTGTCTGAGACCTGGCAAGGACTGGCTGACCATGTCGGAGTAGACTGGGACTTCAACTTGATAGAG GTTGAAGAGGAGACCGGGCACGTTTTGGTGTTGACTGGGCTTGTACTGTTGGATAACGTCGTCACCGATTGGGGCTGTCAGCCCAGCACACTAACAAACTTCTTGCTTTCGTGCGCAATGCAACACCAGCCTAATCCGTATCACAATCAGCGTCACGCGGCAATG GTTGCTCATGCGACGTCATGGTTGGCAAATACAGCGGGTGTCCTGGCCGA GTGCGATAGCGTGGAAAGGGCGACACTCTACGTCGCTGCCCTCTGCCATGATTTGGGACACCCAGGGAGGACGAATCAGTTCTTCGTCACATCCTGTGATCCGCTG GCTATTGTTTACAACGATATATCGTGCCTTGAAAATTTGCACTGCTGCCTTTGCTTCCGTACTCTAGAGAG GGAAGAAAACAATGTTTTCTATCACCTTGACAACGAGCATTTTCGATTTGTCAGATCGAAGCTTATCGAGGTGATACTAGCGACCGATATGAAGCAGCACTTCGAGGCGATCAGCCGTTTTCGGCTTCGTAGATCGGCAGACGACTTTGACGTGGCAACTCGCGTTGAGGATCGGTGGGCAGTGCTGAAGATGTCTGTGAAAATGGCAGACATTAGCCATGTGGCACTTCCTTGGGACATGCATTTTCGCCTTTCTTGCGACATCGTGGAGGAGTTCTACCAGCAGGGAGATGAG GAGCTCCGAAGAGGAATGCCGGTATCGATGCTGTGCGACAGGTCCAAGCATAACGAGATGGCAAAAGCACAAGAGGGTTTTCTAGAGTACCTGGCAAAACCCTTGCTCGCTGTGCTACTTGAAGGCGATCCCACAGGTCGAATACA GAGGGATGTCGCTGACCAGATGGAAAACAATCTGCAGCGGTGGAAGCAAATGGCGGCGGATCAGGTCGTTATCTCACTACAGCCTGTTGCGGctcgcacgcagacgcgaacgTTCACTGCAGCAGCAGTTCGGCGGGTTGCCGGACTGGAGTGCACCCAAGCTAGCCCATCTCCTTCTCACGTTGTGGCAAGAGggacagagacagaagacaaACAAGGTGGAAACACGAGCTCTGAGGCCGGGGGATGCGTAAATCAGACACGACGAATTTCGCCGGCCAGTGGGGCGGAAATGGAATCCCCTCCACGCCGGAGACCATGGACTTTAGGATTTCTAGTAAAGAACACGATCTCCATGAGGAAGTCGGGGCGACATGCCTCCCTTGAGTGCCCCTCTACTCACGATCAGGAAGATGGCGATGGACAGCGAGAACCTTATCCGCAAG TGCAGGATACCTTGAATTGGGGAGCATTGCCCTTTGAGGCGACAAACAAAGAAGCTGGGCCAATTCTCTTCACGCAGAATGTTGAAGTAAACGAAGCGTAG